In Clostridiaceae bacterium, a single window of DNA contains:
- the spoVAC gene encoding stage V sporulation protein AC has product MQNIMTKDEYRKYSEKMSPKSNTLRNITRAFLVGGVICSIGQFFTNVYKSRGFGQAETASLTSMTMIFIAILLTALNVYDEIGKFGGAGSTVPITGFANSIVSPAMEFKTEGYVMGLGAKMFIVAGPVLVYGISASIVAGIIYYLLHT; this is encoded by the coding sequence GAAAATATTCTGAAAAGATGTCTCCCAAATCCAATACTTTGAGAAATATCACCAGGGCTTTTTTGGTTGGAGGGGTGATATGTTCAATAGGGCAGTTTTTTACTAATGTATATAAATCCAGAGGGTTTGGCCAGGCAGAAACAGCCAGTCTTACTTCCATGACCATGATATTTATAGCAATTTTACTTACTGCATTAAATGTTTATGATGAGATAGGAAAGTTTGGAGGAGCCGGGTCTACTGTTCCTATAACTGGATTTGCAAATTCTATAGTTTCACCTGCCATGGAATTTAAGACAGAAGGATATGTTATGGGATTAGGTGCAAAAATGTTTATAGTTGCGGGTCCGGTTCTTGTATATGGTATATCTGCTTCAATAGTTGCAGGAATTATATATTATTTGTTGCATACGTAA